The Gemmatimonadota bacterium genome has a window encoding:
- a CDS encoding UDP-2,3-diacylglucosamine diphosphatase, producing the protein MSLKPVYFISDAHLGTDDYAAEERRRDRLLDFLRSLRGRAGHLYIVGDLFDFWFEYRTVVPRQHYTVLHALSSLVESGVRVTYLAGNHDFWLGTFLDEQVGVETAEGPLTVTHHGRRIHIAHGHGLISRDLGYRLLSKIMHSAFSIRLFQLIHPDCGFRIGRLASRLSRRHGTPTTWDPREAYRDLAFSLLDKGYDAVVFGHNHCPTLQHREDKVYINLGDWLQHDTYGLLCDGVMTLERYGSPGG; encoded by the coding sequence ATGAGTCTTAAACCCGTCTACTTCATTTCCGACGCCCACCTCGGCACCGACGATTATGCGGCGGAAGAACGTAGAAGAGATCGGTTGCTGGACTTCCTGCGAAGTCTCAGGGGCCGGGCCGGTCATCTGTACATCGTGGGCGATCTGTTCGATTTCTGGTTCGAGTACCGCACCGTGGTACCGCGCCAGCACTACACGGTGCTGCACGCACTGAGCTCGCTGGTTGAAAGCGGCGTCCGGGTCACCTACCTCGCCGGAAACCACGACTTCTGGCTGGGGACCTTCCTGGACGAGCAGGTCGGGGTGGAAACGGCCGAGGGACCGCTGACTGTAACCCATCACGGCCGGAGGATACATATCGCCCACGGCCACGGCCTCATATCCAGGGACCTTGGATACCGCCTGCTTTCGAAGATCATGCACAGCGCCTTCAGCATCCGCCTGTTTCAGCTGATTCACCCGGACTGCGGCTTCAGGATCGGCCGCCTGGCCTCGCGGCTGAGCAGGCGCCACGGCACACCCACGACGTGGGACCCGCGGGAAGCTTACCGGGACCTGGCCTTCTCACTACTCGATAAGGGTTACGACGCGGTGGTCTTCGGGCACAACCACTGCCCGACTCTGCAGCACAGGGAGGACAAGGTCTACATCAACCTGGGGGACTGGCTACAGCACGACACCTATGGCCTGTTGTGCGACGGAGTGATGACCCTGGAGCGGTACGGTTCCCCGGGGGGATAA
- a CDS encoding collagen-like protein, with translation PEGPQGPKGDQGDQGDQGAQGPAGPEGPAGSEGPQGPKGDQGDQGDQGPAGPEGPAGPEGPAGPEGPQGPEGPQGPEGPQGPEGPQGPEGPQGPQGEGVDTDQIIDSGVLSDIHHIKLVQDGDMDMTAVYDAPDYDLREGTENTLDLIMAVGDMTTIAAKAASQDGSVLSVDFAFASDSEAVSAEGGMIEAVAPTTGAMITITAVGRGVEIELMVNVLDEIKRIEFASGQATSYVLPVGGSIDLMTPVAYDAEEDGEMIAGAEAQIVWVSSAPDVVSVDGNTITAESTGKAEIRAMGQGIKSKAKIMVTVAGGTGVIRYVMNPYPSSAADRTRALTLAVEDDPDTADEDETVARSVEPATNIVLEIQVLEVGPDGRTSNNDDTLTATVRSQNPDVITIPEGQNPVVISNALGTITIQTDEEWIVGHGTAYLVVSIPGAEDLPLAPIMINAP, from the coding sequence GACCAAGGTGATCAGGGTGATCAGGGCCCCGCCGGTCCCGAAGGTCCCGCCGGTCCCGAAGGTCCTGCCGGCCCCGAAGGCCCGCAAGGTCCCGAAGGCCCGCAAGGTCCCGAAGGTCCGCAAGGTCCCGAAGGTCCGCAAGGTCCTGAAGGTCCGCAAGGTCCTCAGGGCGAGGGCGTCGACACGGATCAGATAATCGATAGCGGCGTGCTGTCCGACATTCATCACATCAAGTTGGTCCAGGATGGCGATATGGATATGACCGCCGTGTATGACGCACCTGACTACGACCTCAGGGAAGGTACGGAAAACACCCTGGATCTGATCATGGCAGTGGGCGATATGACCACTATCGCCGCGAAAGCCGCCAGCCAGGACGGGTCGGTCCTTTCCGTCGACTTCGCCTTTGCGTCCGACTCCGAAGCTGTTTCGGCAGAAGGAGGTATGATCGAGGCCGTAGCGCCAACCACCGGCGCAATGATCACCATCACGGCCGTGGGCAGAGGCGTGGAGATCGAGTTGATGGTCAATGTGCTCGATGAAATCAAGCGGATCGAGTTTGCTTCGGGCCAGGCAACCTCATATGTGCTACCGGTCGGCGGTTCGATCGACTTGATGACGCCCGTCGCCTATGATGCCGAAGAGGACGGAGAAATGATCGCCGGCGCCGAAGCGCAAATCGTCTGGGTGAGTTCCGCACCCGACGTGGTCAGCGTGGACGGCAACACCATAACGGCGGAAAGCACTGGCAAGGCCGAAATCAGGGCCATGGGTCAGGGGATTAAGTCCAAGGCCAAGATCATGGTCACCGTTGCCGGCGGTACAGGAGTCATCAGGTACGTGATGAATCCATACCCGTCCAGTGCTGCCGACCGTACAAGGGCCCTGACGCTTGCCGTGGAGGACGATCCGGACACCGCAGACGAGGATGAAACGGTGGCGAGATCAGTTGAGCCTGCCACGAACATCGTGCTTGAAATCCAGGTTCTGGAGGTCGGTCCTGACGGTAGGACTTCGAACAATGATGATACCTTGACGGCGACCGTCCGTAGCCAGAACCCGGACGTGATTACCATTCCCGAAGGTCAGAACCCGGTAGTGATATCTAACGCTCTGGGGACAATTACCATCCAAACCGATGAGGAGTGGATTGTTGGTCACGGAACGGCCTACCTGGTGGTTTCGATTCCCGGCGCCGAGGATCTGCCGCTGGCTCCGATCATGATCAACGCACCCTGA